DNA from Kitasatospora herbaricolor:
CCCCGGCGTGGAACTCGACGACACCGGCCGGGTCCAGGCCGCCGCGCTGGCCGGGCGCCTGACCGGCGTCCCCATCGCGCAGGCCGTCAGCAGCCCGCTGGAGCGCTGCCGGCAGACCCTGGAGCCGCTGCTCGCCGGCCGCCCCGGACTGTCCCGCCCGGCCCTGGACGAGCGGCTCGGCGAGTGCCACTACGGCGAGTGGACCGGCCGCCCGCTCGCCGAGCTGGCCACCGAACCGCTCTGGCGCACCGTGCAGGACCACGCCGCGGCCGCCGCCTTCCCCGGCGGGGAGTCGCTGCGCGAACTCAGCCACCGGACGGTCACGGCCGTCCGCGAGTGGAACGAGAAGGTCGCCGTCGAGCACGGTGACGACGCGGTCTGGATCGCCTGCTCGCACGGCGACGTCATCAAGGCGGTGGTCGCCGACGCGCTCGGCCTGCACCTGGACCACTTCCAGCGGATCAACGTCGAACCCTGCTCGGTCACCGCGATCCGCTACACCCCGCAGCGCCCGTTCCTGTTGCGGATGGGCGACACCGGTGACCTCTCCTCGCTGGGCCCCCGGCCCGGCCGGGCGGACGCCCCGGCGGGCGACGCCGTGGTCGGCGGCGACACCGGCGCGAGCTGACCCGGGCCCGCCCGGCCGCGGGCTCCCGCCCCGGGCCCGGCGCCCAGGCCGTAGGGTGACACTCGGGCCCCGTTCGCACGACGGCCCGGCGGTACCGCGGCCAGTACCACCCGGTGCCGGCCTCCCGCACGACGACGACAGAACGATCCGGAGCGAGAGCGTGTCCCGTCAGGTCTTCTTCTACGACCAGCCCGAACGGTTCGTGGCCGGTACCGTCGGCCAGCCCGGCGCCCGGGCGTTCTACCTGCAGGCCAGTGCCCGCGGCCGGATCACCAGCGTGCTGCTGGAGAAGACCCAGGTCGCGGCGCTCGCCGAGCGGATCGAGGAGGTCCTCGACGAGGCCCTGCGGCGCAGCGGCGGCGACGCCGCCATCCCGGCCCGGGCCCCCGTGGACCTGATCGACACCGCCCCGCTGGACCTCCCGCTGGAGCAGGAGTTCCGGGTCGGCACGATGGCCCTGGCCTGGGACAGCGTCGACTCCTGCCTGGTGGTCGAGGCGCAGGCGGTGGTCGAGGGCGAGGCCGAGGCCGAGGGCGAGGAGGACGGCGCCGAGCAGGTCTTCGAGGACGAAGAGAACGGCCCCGACATGCTGCGGGTGCGACTCAGCGGCGCGATGGCCCGGGTGTTCGCCAAGCGGGCGCTCGACCTGGTCGCCGCCGGGCGCAAGCCCTGCCCGTTCTGCAACCTGCCGCTCGACCCCGAGGGCCACCTGTGCCCCCGCGCGAACGGCTACCGGCGCTGAACGCGGACGCGCCGGCGGACCAGGAGGAAGCCGTGTCGGAGCCAGGGGCCGCGCAGTCGGCCGTCCCCGAGGCGGACCCGGTGGCCGGCGCCGCGCTGGCCGCGGACGCCCCGGCCGCCCTGCGGCTGCTGCGCGAGGGTGCGCTCACCCTGCACGGCCGGCTGACCGACGCCTCGAACGCCGCCCTCTACTGCTCGGTGACCCTGGACGGCGTCACCGCCCAGTGCGTCTACAAGCCGGTCGCCGGCGAGCGCCCGCTCTGGGACTTCCCGGACGGCACGCTGGCCGGGCGCGAGGTCGCCGCGTACGAGGTGTCCGCCGCCGCCGGCTGGGCGCTGATCCCGCCGACCCTGCTGCGCGAGGGCCCGCACGGCCCCGGCATGGTGCAGCTCTGGGTCGAGCCGGACCCGGGCGCCGCGCCGCTGCTCGCGCTGCAGGACCCGGCGGGCCCGGAGGACGGCTGGCTGCCGATCGTCCGGGCCGACGTCGGTGGGGGCCGCACCGCCCTGCTGGTGCACCCCGACGACGCCCGGCTGCGCCGGCTCGCGGTGCTGGACGCGGTGCTCAACAACGCCGACCGCAAGGGCGGCCACCTGATCCCCGCCGCCGACGGCCGGGTCTACGGCATCGACCACGGGGTCACCTTCGCCGTGCCGGGCAAGCTGCGGACCCTGCTCTGGGGCTGGGCCGGCACCCCGCTGCCGACGGAGGCGCTGGAGGTCCTCGGCCGCCTCGCCGCGGACCTCGACGGCGCCCTCGGCGAGCGCCTGGCCCCGCACCTCACCCGGGCCGAGATCGCCGCCGCCGCCGACCGGACGGCCGCGCTGATCCGCAGTGCGCGGCACCCGCTGCCGTCCGAGGACTGGCCCTCCATCCCCTGGCCGCCGATCTAGCCTCCCCGCCCGCCGCCCGTACCCTGGACGGCGGGCCGCG
Protein-coding regions in this window:
- a CDS encoding histidine phosphatase family protein; translation: MPTLLLVRHGRSTANTAGILAGWTPGVELDDTGRVQAAALAGRLTGVPIAQAVSSPLERCRQTLEPLLAGRPGLSRPALDERLGECHYGEWTGRPLAELATEPLWRTVQDHAAAAAFPGGESLRELSHRTVTAVREWNEKVAVEHGDDAVWIACSHGDVIKAVVADALGLHLDHFQRINVEPCSVTAIRYTPQRPFLLRMGDTGDLSSLGPRPGRADAPAGDAVVGGDTGAS
- a CDS encoding SCO1664 family protein — its product is MAADAPAALRLLREGALTLHGRLTDASNAALYCSVTLDGVTAQCVYKPVAGERPLWDFPDGTLAGREVAAYEVSAAAGWALIPPTLLREGPHGPGMVQLWVEPDPGAAPLLALQDPAGPEDGWLPIVRADVGGGRTALLVHPDDARLRRLAVLDAVLNNADRKGGHLIPAADGRVYGIDHGVTFAVPGKLRTLLWGWAGTPLPTEALEVLGRLAADLDGALGERLAPHLTRAEIAAAADRTAALIRSARHPLPSEDWPSIPWPPI
- a CDS encoding DUF3090 domain-containing protein, whose amino-acid sequence is MSRQVFFYDQPERFVAGTVGQPGARAFYLQASARGRITSVLLEKTQVAALAERIEEVLDEALRRSGGDAAIPARAPVDLIDTAPLDLPLEQEFRVGTMALAWDSVDSCLVVEAQAVVEGEAEAEGEEDGAEQVFEDEENGPDMLRVRLSGAMARVFAKRALDLVAAGRKPCPFCNLPLDPEGHLCPRANGYRR